In a genomic window of Planktothrix tepida PCC 9214:
- a CDS encoding DUF3593 domain-containing protein gives MLSKDTLFAVSLFPYLGFLWFLTRSGQMPRLALIGFYGTLVFVAVTIPAGIYAKVVYGEALANIDWLHGGAEVFLTLANILVVLGFRQAVIEKQSSQQ, from the coding sequence ATGTTATCAAAAGACACCTTATTTGCTGTTTCTTTATTTCCCTATCTAGGGTTTTTGTGGTTTTTAACTCGTTCGGGTCAAATGCCTCGTTTAGCATTAATTGGATTTTATGGAACTTTAGTGTTTGTTGCGGTTACAATTCCGGCGGGAATTTATGCCAAGGTAGTTTATGGGGAAGCCTTAGCTAATATTGATTGGTTACATGGCGGTGCGGAAGTTTTTTTAACCTTGGCGAATATTTTAGTGGTTTTGGGATTCCGTCAAGCGGTGATTGAAAAACAATCCTCCCAGCAATAA